One genomic region from Rhizomicrobium palustre encodes:
- a CDS encoding alpha/beta hydrolase — protein sequence MTHIISNTLRMAAATLAFACVLAVPSLAQSDKMEPIAVPAQPNAITLNTGPLPGATVQESWHSQYGSVFARNVTVATLTPFLPDAGKASGAAVIVAPGGGFMTLSMQNEGWDVAKALAAKGVTAFVLKYRLRQTPAGIDDFGKSMAAMFASVGKGPRPSNPTSADDVNASLGPQIADARAAFALVRSRAAEWHIDPDRIGMVGFSAGAGLTMATTLAGQDAKPAFIGIIYGSMAPVAVPADAPPMFVGLAADDPLFGNGGYGLIDSWRAAKKPVEFHLFEQGGHGFGMYPKKTTSTGWFEEYVRWLDMHGMLSPKK from the coding sequence ATGACACACATAATTTCGAATACGCTGCGCATGGCCGCGGCAACTCTAGCCTTTGCATGCGTCCTTGCGGTGCCGTCTCTGGCCCAGAGCGACAAGATGGAGCCGATCGCGGTACCGGCGCAGCCGAACGCCATCACGCTCAACACCGGGCCATTGCCGGGCGCAACGGTGCAGGAATCCTGGCACAGCCAATATGGCAGCGTCTTCGCCCGCAACGTCACCGTCGCCACGCTGACGCCCTTCCTGCCCGATGCGGGCAAGGCGAGCGGCGCAGCCGTCATCGTCGCCCCCGGCGGCGGGTTCATGACGCTCTCCATGCAGAATGAAGGCTGGGATGTCGCCAAGGCGCTGGCCGCCAAAGGCGTCACGGCTTTTGTGCTCAAATACCGGCTCCGCCAAACCCCGGCGGGCATCGATGACTTCGGAAAATCCATGGCGGCGATGTTCGCCAGCGTCGGCAAAGGCCCCCGCCCGTCGAACCCCACCTCAGCCGATGATGTGAACGCAAGCCTTGGCCCGCAGATTGCCGATGCGCGCGCCGCTTTCGCGCTGGTGCGCAGCCGCGCCGCCGAATGGCATATCGATCCTGATCGCATCGGCATGGTTGGCTTCTCCGCGGGTGCAGGCCTCACCATGGCAACGACGCTGGCGGGCCAAGACGCCAAGCCTGCCTTCATCGGCATCATTTATGGCTCCATGGCACCGGTCGCGGTTCCGGCGGATGCGCCGCCGATGTTCGTAGGCCTCGCGGCCGACGATCCGTTGTTCGGCAATGGCGGCTATGGCTTGATCGATAGCTGGCGCGCGGCGAAGAAGCCGGTGGAATTCCACCTCTTCGAACAAGGCGGCCATGGCTTCGGCATGTATCCGAAAAAAACCACCAGCACCGGCTGGTTCGAGGAATATGTCCGCTGGCTGGACATGCACGGCATGCTGAGCCCGAAGAAGTAA
- the mce gene encoding methylmalonyl-CoA epimerase, with the protein MIGRLNHVAIATSDLAKAAAVYRDQLGAEVSAPVDLPEHGVTVVFVALPNTKIELLQPLGEHSPIAAFLEKNPSGGMHHLCYEVEDVEAAAAYLKSQGARVLGEIKIGAHGKPVLFLHPKDFGGVLIELEQA; encoded by the coding sequence ATGATCGGCCGTCTCAATCACGTCGCCATCGCCACCAGCGATCTTGCCAAAGCGGCGGCGGTCTATCGCGATCAATTGGGGGCGGAGGTCTCGGCGCCGGTCGATCTGCCGGAGCATGGCGTGACGGTGGTATTCGTCGCGCTGCCCAATACCAAGATCGAGCTTTTGCAGCCCTTGGGGGAGCATTCACCCATCGCGGCGTTTCTCGAAAAGAATCCGTCCGGCGGGATGCATCATCTCTGCTATGAGGTGGAAGATGTTGAAGCCGCCGCCGCGTATCTGAAAAGCCAAGGCGCGCGCGTGCTGGGTGAGATCAAGATCGGCGCGCATGGAAAGCCGGTGCTGTTCCTGCATCCCAAAGATTTCGGCGGTGTGCTGATCGAGTTGGAACAGGCCTGA
- a CDS encoding DUF1842 domain-containing protein, whose protein sequence is MSNPHPLNQTGIFTITTGADGAPTVKAVLTVPAGTSIVNGTGELNQAINPPPHAPTAFTGVVHATGLGSTQQIFSLQGHAIPPRLGATYISQLVIALDGIWASKGTGSFMVYNDTPHPTVVSKALVSVEWLAQ, encoded by the coding sequence ATGTCCAATCCACATCCGTTGAACCAAACCGGTATTTTCACGATCACGACAGGCGCCGATGGCGCGCCAACGGTCAAGGCCGTGCTGACGGTCCCCGCGGGCACCAGCATCGTGAATGGCACCGGCGAGCTGAACCAGGCCATCAATCCCCCGCCGCATGCGCCCACTGCCTTCACCGGCGTCGTGCATGCCACCGGCCTCGGCAGCACACAGCAGATCTTCTCGCTGCAGGGTCATGCGATCCCGCCACGCCTCGGCGCGACCTATATCTCCCAGCTCGTCATCGCGCTGGATGGCATCTGGGCCAGTAAGGGCACGGGCAGCTTCATGGTCTATAACGACACGCCGCATCCCACGGTCGTTTCCAAGGCCCTGGTCTCGGTGGAATGGCTGGCGCAATAA
- a CDS encoding NCS2 family permease gives MFERFFQLSAHGTTLRREVIAGLTTFLTMAYIVVLNPTTLHSLGSLPYESVFVATCLAAALTTLMMGLYAKLPVALAPGMGLNAYFAYSVVPGLNMDWRLGFGCVFLSGILFVAISITPAREWLINAIPRSLKLSIAAGIGFFLAFIGLYNAGFVVSGHNGVPMMAGELNSPEVLLAGAGLVVIVALAHRRVIGAVLIFLLVEMLDASGTLTAVAYQANMLDEKGRIPNLRRALTTDAFGSMIGAVLGTSPLTAYIESAAGIQAGGRTGLTAVVVGLLFLLALFFSPLALAVPGFATAPALIFVAALMVKGLKEIHWDDLTEAAPALLTALAIPLTYSIATGIGIGFIAFVVLKLVAGRWRDLNWAVAIIAAAFAAKIAFNLGG, from the coding sequence ATGTTCGAGCGTTTTTTCCAACTCTCCGCCCACGGAACAACCTTGCGTCGCGAGGTGATAGCTGGTCTCACCACCTTCCTGACCATGGCCTATATCGTGGTCTTAAATCCCACCACGCTGCATTCGTTGGGCTCGCTTCCCTATGAATCGGTCTTCGTGGCGACCTGCCTTGCGGCGGCGCTGACGACCTTGATGATGGGGCTTTACGCCAAACTTCCCGTAGCGCTGGCGCCGGGCATGGGGCTGAATGCCTATTTTGCGTACAGCGTGGTGCCTGGCCTGAACATGGATTGGCGGTTGGGCTTCGGCTGCGTCTTCCTTAGCGGCATCTTATTCGTGGCTATCTCGATCACGCCTGCCCGCGAGTGGCTGATCAACGCGATTCCTCGCAGCCTGAAGCTTTCCATCGCAGCGGGTATCGGATTCTTCCTCGCCTTTATCGGTCTTTACAACGCCGGCTTCGTGGTCAGCGGCCATAACGGCGTGCCGATGATGGCGGGCGAGCTCAATTCCCCTGAAGTGCTTCTGGCGGGCGCGGGGTTGGTCGTGATCGTCGCCCTCGCCCATCGCCGGGTGATCGGCGCGGTGCTGATCTTCCTCCTGGTCGAAATGCTCGATGCTTCCGGCACGCTGACCGCCGTCGCCTATCAAGCCAATATGCTGGACGAAAAAGGGCGCATTCCGAACCTCAGGCGCGCGCTCACCACCGACGCGTTTGGCAGCATGATCGGCGCCGTGCTCGGCACCTCGCCGCTTACCGCCTACATCGAAAGCGCGGCGGGCATTCAGGCGGGCGGACGCACGGGGCTGACGGCGGTCGTCGTCGGCCTTCTCTTCCTGCTCGCGCTGTTCTTCAGCCCGCTCGCACTTGCTGTGCCCGGTTTTGCTACGGCGCCGGCGCTGATCTTTGTCGCCGCGCTGATGGTCAAAGGCCTCAAGGAAATTCACTGGGACGATCTAACTGAAGCCGCGCCTGCGCTTCTCACCGCGCTCGCCATTCCCCTCACCTATTCCATCGCCACCGGCATCGGCATCGGCTTCATCGCCTTTGTGGTGCTGAAGCTGGTGGCGGGGCGCTGGCGCGACCTCAATTGGGCGGTGGCGATTATCGCAGCGGCATTCGCGGCCAAGATCGCCTTCAACTTAGGTGGCTGA